The following DNA comes from Bactrocera neohumeralis isolate Rockhampton unplaced genomic scaffold, APGP_CSIRO_Bneo_wtdbg2-racon-allhic-juicebox.fasta_v2 cluster11, whole genome shotgun sequence.
CCTAAAAACACTAAGTCTATCACGACTTGAGCTATGTGTTATTGCTAATTAGAATACGCATAGTGCATACGCTTTTCAATATGGCAGAATTCTTGTAAATTATATCACTATATTTCCAAATCCAATTCCAAAACTGTTTTAGCCTGATctgaaaaaccaccacatggaAAATACATGTATCTATCCAATTCCATGCACACTCATGCGACaaaattttctcagaaaaatcTACACCTTTCAAAGTTTCctaaattatcaaatttttagAACAAgactgaaataaaaaacacttaTCACATCTGTCTAAGCGCTTCTCATATGGATAATTTATGGGAATAAGCTGTAAaatgcttcaaattaattattaaaaactgtCTATATTACTAACTCGATATAAAgtcgttctcaattcacggccactcactgtactctcgcaagatccctccgaccTTACGGCCCAAACCACAGGAAATCTTTTCAAAGCAGCACCtattctggccatatctgaaCCAGGCGTGGATTTGCTAACCTTAATAAGGCgataatatataaattgtcaATAAcctcaataaaaataacacattCACGAGTATATCCGTATTATTATAACAAGTCGTAAAGTCGAAAAATGAATATTAAGGGTATATCAATATGACCACTTCATGCCCAATAAAGttgcttatatatacatatgtatattgcagcTTCATCCCCAAATATTCCTTCAGCCAAAAAGTATGCCGCGCTGTCTGCTACTCCCCAGGATGTATAAATGGGCTAtgccagagaacgtatatttatagaaaatgttCACGATTAGGGATATTTCACGTTTGGGATATTACCTATTTTGgttgagcgtgtttcaccacaccACAGAAAAATAattagcgtgtttcaccacatttaacatgaggggacacgaaaatagcagaattgaccATTTTCAgagttaaatgagaaaaataatgataattccgatgttaaggaatgtacgcttacagattcgaaTATTTACTGtgcgcaaacgatgctgcatataatttatacatatatgtatttgtcatgaaagcacatacataagtatgtacatatgtatgtattttaaaattgagctattttatgatgaattccataaaatctttgcaaatatataattgaataagatttgtattactacctaattatgcattttatataggtttggtaagacattcatatgtacatatgtatatacttaaacaaatatttgctttggtcaataaacttttcgatatcatgttaaaagaccaagcggtcgccCATTTgcccatatataattatgtgtgcatgtaaacaaatataagaaccatacgcataatgtccgtaaatttgtctacatgcaacaaatgtatgtaaatatgtacattcaatgcttcttgcgaaatttccgttgacgcggacaaccaatggcgaagctcatatgttttgctttcatgtcaaagagtcaatgtgtcgaaagactGATGTGCTGCAcataatgagcgcgacagactgcaaacgacatctgtgaaatattaaaatacacacgttcttatagACACAGTTATTGATGCAACTGCCCAACTACATAACTGcatccataagaacgtgtgtattttaatatttgacagatgtcgcttgcagtcggtcgcgctcattgtgttcagcacttcaatgtGCCCAAAGACTGACGCGTcccaacattgtgttgttggtataAAATCCGAGCTATGCCAAAAACACAagcgaacgatcgccaattgccactgatTCCCTTGCCGNNNNNNNNNNNNNNNNNNNNNNNNNNNNNNNNNNNNNNNNNNNNNNNNNNNNNNNNNNNNNNNNNNNNNNNNNNNNNNNNNNNNNNNNNNNNNNNNNNNNTAATGTACACTTAGTGTACTACACTAGTGATGGGCAATGTTGTGACTTTTAAAGAACACTGCTACATGTGACAGTAACTTTGTAGTAGCTGTGATTTTAAACTGTGACTGTGactgtaataaaaattgtaacagaCAAAGGCcaataaagttgaacaaaaTTGTTTCCTTTCTTCATTTAcgtacaatgtacatatttattagaaaaaacagATATTAAAATAGTAAATTCGTTTTTAGAAAATCagctaatataaaatatgtatgtatatacataagagataaaattgaatattgttaaaaacaatTACATTAAATGGAAAAGAAggccaaaatattatttttatatatattttccatttgtattcaaaaacaacaatatttcagTATTCCTTTCGCTTAATCTTGACGACGCTCACTTACAATTTGCCCCGCCTTAGGAAAAATTCTCTCGGTACGGAACGGAGGAGGCTAAAATACAAATCCTTTTGTGCTAATTCTGCCATTTTAGGGtatctgtatttattttcaagccaccaataaaatggGTCGCAACTACGGGAAACTAGCCCATCATCCAAATAGcgctgaatttcaataatggcTTTTGCTTCTTCGCTACTATGTGGCTTATGTTCATTAGCGTATTTTTCGAAAGAACTCCATATTGATActgatttttctacattttcttCTGTTCTTTCAGTCTGAAATGCATTTCTATTAGATAacgtttcataattttttttttgtgttatgtGCTGACGATTCATCAGTCAACGCCACTAATTTCAATCTGGGGTCGAGAAAAGTAGCTGCCGTAAGTGTGTCTAATAGACATCTAATATACCATTTGCGATTGGTATTACCAGCGAACCTGTGTAATATATTTCACCACTAATGCTTACTGTAGCATCTCTAAATGGTTTGCAAATTTTGCACAAGGCAGCAACAGTCGCTCACTCGTCGCTGGTTAAAATAGtgaagtttttgtttataattaccaAAGTACATTTCACCGCTTCTTCCAACTCCGAAATACGCTCCAACATTGCCAGTGTGAAGTTCCACCTCGCATCaactttttgaattaattttagagGTTCTTTACCGCTGCTGCGCTGGTAATTTTCAAACGCTTCATTCGCTAAGTACTTTTCTTGAAGTGAGCAACTATTACTTTAACTTTATCAGGTACTTGTTCTAAAGTATGTGCAGGTAAAAAACTGGTCACGCACAACTTAGAAATTTCTAACggtaaaatcaaaattgaaatttacacGCAAAGCTTACTACATTATCTACATAATtgcattctattttttttacaaaaatatggttAGTGTAAAATTTGTCAGCAATGAATATACACGTTCGCGAATCGGTTTTGCGCAAAAAGCTGGAAAATCCAGGCATGTCTCACAGCGACATcgcccaaaaattaaaaattgcaaaatcttcGGTATCTTTTGTTCTTAAGGGATACTGTGAATTATTAAATCAAACGCAGGTGTAAGACACGTCCGTTTATTACAGCAATCCAAAGTAGAAGAGCCCGTTACAGCGATAGTAATACAATAGTTAAAcgaaatataagaaataagGAATACTAAGTAATTGAGGAACAACGCACAGGgtgcataaatttaaaataaatcttaGACATCCTGCCCGgtcgaagcaactgcttcgaaatcGTCCGGTTGTAAAAGTAAGCACAGTTTTTGTACTGCCCGGGTGCACACGCCATTAGAAGTCATCAATGTTGCGTTTCGAACAAGGCCATCACTGCCAGGATGTACCTCTGTTACACGACCCAGTCGCCAATTTGTTGGGGGAAGGTTTTCATGTCTGACTAGGACAATATCTCCCACTTGAATATTTTCGGTACGCCTGCGCCACTTGCTTCGTGATTGTAGAGTCGCCAAATACTCTTCACTCCACCGATGCCCGAACTGTTGATGGATTCGTCGTAACCACTGCCAAAAATCCATCTCTGGGGCTGTAACAAGATGTTGTCGAAAATGACGATACCTTGGTAACCAGCGCAGAACTATAGCTGTGGTTCTGATAAGTCGTTTGATGGAACTAAAACGCTGTGTTAGTGGAATATGTTGTCCATCTATACGTCGGGTGATAAGCTGCAATCTAATTGAGGATGCGAAGGTTAAAACTTTTGACCTCTGTTCACTCTGTAACTATGCAGTTCGTCAGCTTGTAACTTCGGTGCCTGGCCAAAGGGGGTTGTTTTCTGACGTTACCAATCTGGGCTCGACCACCATAAATGGTGACTCAGCAATTCTGATGGAGTCGCACCACGGCTGGCGCAATCCGCTGGATTCTGCGCTGAACGTACATAATGCCGCAAATCTAATGACGTGAATTGTTGTATTTGCCGAATCCTGTTGGCAATATATGGCTTTAACATCACTGGCTGTTTGCGTAACCAACTCAAGACAATACTGGAATCCGTCAGTATCCTCTAAACTTAACGCCTTGCGAACATTACAAATTGTCTTGGCTAATAAGGGAGCGCCACATAGTTCCAGTCGAGGGATTGTGGCTCCTTTCAACGGCGCAACCTTGGTGCGTGCGGTAAGCAAGGATATCTTGGCTTTGTCATCATTGTCAATAGTGCGTGCGTAAACCACAGCAGCATAGGCTTTCTGACTGGCATCACAAAAATCAAATAGGGAAGTACGATTAGTTGCATCCATACTAAGCCATCGAGGTACACGAACCTTATCGAGAATACTTAAGTCATCGCGAAATTTAGACCAAATATGACACAGATCTTTAGGTAGTGGAGTATCCCATGATATACCCGTAGACCAAAGAGTCTGTATAAATACCTTGTCCGATATAATGGCTGGTACCAAAAATCCAGTGGGGTCATACAATTGGGCTACATCACTAAGAACTCGCCGCTTTGTCGGCATTTCATTATACTGCTTCAGTGATACCATAAATAACAATTCGTCACTCACCGGGTCCCAACGCAGCCCTAGCACTGTAGCTATAGGTAGGTGGATATTGCATTCATGTAGAGAAAAGGATTCTCCAATTTTCGCTAGAACGGCGGCTCTATTCGAATTCCACTTCCGAAGTCTAAAACAACCATTTGACAAAATCAGGGATACATTTTTGGCTAAAGTGACTGTGTCTTCAACGATAGTACAGCTCGTAAGGAAATCGTccacataaaatgaagaaagaatTTCAGAACGCGCCGATTCGGCTTGATGAAGGTCACCAACTACTCCATAATTATCGACAGCACACTGTTGTAATGCTCGCACTGCGTTGTATGGGCTACATGCCATCCCATACGGCACCGTCATAAGCTGATATATCTTAACGTTCTCGTTCGGGGATTCGCGCCAAAGGCTACGTTGGAGATCTGGATCCTCCGGTGCTACTAAAACCTGGCGAAACATCTTTTCCACGTCAGCGGTCAGAGCAATTGCGTATCTTCGGAATCGGAAAAGGATATCGTTCAACGAGTTCTGAATGGTTGGACCCTCATGTTGTATATCATTTAGAGAAACACCATTTGATGTTGGTGCTGAAGCATTAAAAACGACACGAAACTTGTCTAGCACGGCATGATGCGGAATGTAATATACATGATTGGAATCATTATAGGTACCTAGAGCTTCCATGTGCCCTAGCTCGATATACTCCTTCATGAAAGCGATGTATTTGTCACGTAATGGTGAATCGGAGGAGAGTCGATGCTCCAAACGATAGAATTGCTTTAAAGCGCAGCAATAAAAGTCGCCTAGGGGTGGTGCGTTAGCTTGCATTAGCAAGCGCACCATGTAACGCCCTTCGAATGTTCGTGAATGAGTCGTTGAGAATATTTGCTCACAGTCATCATCAATAACCTCGTCGCCATCAGACCCTTCGTCGAGCTTCCAAAAGCTGCTTACAATCTCGTCCAAACGAGACTATTCCAAAATGTTGGCACTATATGAGCGTAAGCCTGAATTAGTTATTGAATATGTTGATGCGGGCCCAAAAATAATCCAACCCAAACTCGTAAGTTGTGCATGTGGTTCATTAGGACCACCATTAATCATGTCTCCCTTCATAATGAGACCCCAGACGTCACCTCCTAGCAGAAGGTCAATGCTTCCCGGAGGACCGAAATGTGGGTCTGCCATTTGCAGCCCAGACAAATGTTTATATTGATTCCCAAAGATTTGTGCTGTTGGAAGCACCGATGTAATAGATTGAATGATGAAGGCATGGATTGCCACGGAAAATTGTGAATGAGTTGACTTGAGTGTTATTGCCACGACGCCCTTGGTGCGTGTACAGGATAATGCACCAGTACCCTCGACCGCTACGTCATAGCTGCTTCTATGAAGATTCAAAGAATTAGCAAAGCGTTCTGTAATGAAACTTACTTGTGACCCAGGATCGCACAAAATCCTTGCCAACCGTTCCTCCGAATTGTCCCCAGAAACGTATGCACATGCTGTTGCCAGAAGTATGATCTGGTCACCCCGAACATGGCATCCAATAACCGAATCGTGACGTCATAACGTAGCTTGAGCCGGCATTAAAGATAGACCAGGCTGAGGTTTAGTAGTTGTAGTTTCCACTCTCGTTGTGGTGAGAGGAGGAGCAGACCTTCGTGGCTCTCGACAAAAAATGGTATTATGTCTGCGGCCACATTGACGGCATCCTCCAGATGGACACTGTTTAGACATATGCCCTGACCTCAAGCAATGAAAGCATAGGCCTGCTTTCTTGAGGGCATCGAAACGTTTCTCTGGTGGTAAGTCCAATAACGTTGGACAACGCGTGTCCTTATGAAGATTTTGACAATATTGGAATTTTGCTTCTTCCATTGAATGGTTGCATTTGACTGTGCGCGCCGTTGATACACGCTGATGTTGACGACTGGATGTGTCGGTACCACTGACGACTTCAACAAGCTCCCTTGACAAACTTTGAGCCCTTTTCTCCAAGAACTTGAGTAGCTCCGATAAGCTTGACAATTCCGTTGGGGAGCAGTGCATGCACCATTCACGCTTTGTTGTAAGAGGGAGTTTTGATACCACAATAGGCCCCGTTAATGCATCCCACTCTTGAACTGGCAAATTCATAACAGCTAACGCACGCAGCGAACCGCTAACCACATCTGCAATATACAACAATGATTGCGTTGACTCCTCTGACACCAACAAAAGGTTTAGGAAACGTGCAACATGAATTTCAGCCAAATGTTTAGGGTTATCATATCGTTCCTTCAAATTCAACTCTACCAAAGAATTCATACTGCCCTCCGTAGGAGCGTACGTCTCGTCACTCTTGCTCGGAAGCAAGCGCATCAGGCTTGAACATAAGTCATTGTACATTTCTTAGGTGACGTCCCACCATGCTGTATGCACTTCCAACCATTCTCTTTTGCAAGACTCAGGAGCGCCTCGTGGTTTATGAGTATACCCTCGTTATGAGATCTCGCCGAATTCAACAGTTGCTCAACCTTGGATGCATCTAATTCACCTGGGCGCGCCTTGCGCACCTGTTTCATTGTGCGAGAAATAGCAGATGCATGAAACTGGCGAAGATTGATTTCTGTCATGTTCAATCTACGTACATATGTCAAGTGCGGGTATGCTTTACAATTTACAATTACAATGAAGATTTTATCCGAAAATATCGCATGAATCTTTAGGATAGCGTCAAACCAATTTATTTACGGAAACCGCCAATTAAAACTCTCCAAATTAACAAGGTTCTTAGACCTCACAGGAGGCaccaaaaattatgttaatgaTTAAATCAAACGCAGGTGTAAGACACATCCGTTTATTACAGCAATACAAAGTAGAAGAGCCAGTTACAGCGATAGTAATACAATAGTTAAACGAAATATAAGAAGTAAGGAATACTAAGTAATTGAGGATCAACGTACAGGGTGCATcgtgtgaaatgaaataataaatttaaaataaaccttAGACAGATACAGTGACTCCTTATCATTAAATAGAAAAGCCGGTATTGCTGGAAAACAAGGATTTTAATCTCCACTTATAGCAAAAAACTGTTGACCTATTTGAAACGAAATCCTGGACTTTCAGTATGGGATGTCGCCAAAAAGTGCAAATAGTGCCCTTCATATGTTTATAAAGTACGCAAACGAAATGGATTACGTTCTTTCAAAGTGAATGCAGCATCAAACCGCAATGATAACCAACATGTTTTGGCAAAACGACGTGTTCGacaattatatgaaaatttcatgcCTAATTTTAACTGCGTTGTGATGGACGATGAATCATATGTAAAAGCGGACTTTAAACAAATTCGAGGCCGACAATTTTACACAGTAAACAAAAGGGAAAATGTttctgataaatttaaaaataaaaaccttgacaaattcccaaaaaaaattctattatgGCAGGCGGTTTGCCTGTGTGGCTTTAAACGTTAACCTTTTATAGGCTATGGaacaataaatcaagaaatttatGTTAATGAGTGCTTACAGAAACGTCTTTTGCCTTTAATTAAGCTTCGTAAGGATCCAGTACTCTTTTGGTTTGATCTTGCGACATGTTATTATGGAAAAACGGCTTTAAAGTGGTACTAAGACAATAGAGTGGTCATTGTTCCTAAAGAGGTGAACCCTCCGAATTGCCCAGAACTCAGGCCGATTGAGACTTATTGGGCCATTATTAAAGCGAAACTGTTAAAGACGCAACATaagtggtgaacacatagagcgcgacagactgcaaactacatctgtcaaatattaaaatacacacgttcttatgggcagtgttattttgacagctgcacgactacacgactgcaggccgacagttgtcgttctcgctaacttcaatatcctcctatttttgccaacgacagtaggacgacagtagagttgacagtagaatggaagatagaaaggggaggtagagtggtgatgccactaatatgtaaaatgtaaaattattcacagctgtatcaaactttacgttattttacaaataaaagaataaaatagctctattatagatttattatatcatttgtaataacaattgataacttaaagcaaaaatatttacct
Coding sequences within:
- the LOC126765841 gene encoding uncharacterized protein LOC126765841, with the translated sequence MVRLLMQANAPPLGDFYCCALKQFYRLEHRLSSDSPLRDKYIAFMKEYIELGHMEALGTYNDSNHVYYIPHHAVLDKFRVVFNASAPTSNGVSLNDIQHEGPTIQNSLNDILFRFRRYAIALTADVEKMFRQVLVAPEDPDLQRSLWRESPNENVKIYQLMTVPYGMACSPYNAVRALQQCAVDNYGVVGDLHQAESARSEILSSFYVDDFLTSCTIVEDTVTLAKNVSLILSNGCFRLRKWNSNRAAVLAKIGESFSLHECNIHLPIATVLGLRWDPVSDELLFMVSLKQYNEMPTKRRVLSDVAQLYDPTGFLVPAIISDKVFIQTLWSTGISWDTPLPKDLCHIWSKFRDDLSILDKVRVPRWLSMDATNRTSLFDFCDASQKAYAAVVYARTIDNDDKAKISLLTARTKVAPLKGATIPRLELCGAPLLAKTICNVRKALSLEDTDGFQYCLELVTQTASDVKAIYCQQDSANTTIHVIRFAALCTFSAESSGLRQPWCDSIRIAESPFMVVEPRLVTSENNPLWPGTEVTS
- the LOC126765842 gene encoding uncharacterized protein LOC126765842, whose translation is MNSLVELNLKERYDNPKHLAEIHVARFLNLLLVSEESTQSLLYIADVVSGSLRALAVMNLPVQEWDALTGPIVVSKLPLTTKREWCMHCSPTELSSLSELLKFLEKRAQSLSRELVEVVSGTDTSSRQHQRVSTARTVKCNHSMEEAKFQYCQNLHKDTRCPTLLDLPPEKRFDALKKAGLCFHCLRSGHMSKQCPSGGCRQCGRRHNTIFCREPRRSAPPLTTTRVETTTTKPQPGLSLMPAQATL